In one Nicotiana tomentosiformis chromosome 6, ASM39032v3, whole genome shotgun sequence genomic region, the following are encoded:
- the LOC138894784 gene encoding peptide-N(4)-(N-acetyl-beta-glucosaminyl)asparagine amidase-like, whose amino-acid sequence MVELVAYELMSANNAPERDPKDWVVEGSENGGSSWHLLDKQTSQMFDKRFQRKTFTVTSPGYLANAFRLRFLAVRDANANSRFQIGSIDLYASSN is encoded by the exons ATGGTTGAGCTTGTGGCATATGAGTTAATGTCTGCTAATAATGCTCCAGAGAGAGATCCAAAAGACTG GGTGGTAGAAGGAAGTGAAAACGGAGGTTCCAGCTGGCATCTCTTGGATAAACAAACTTCCCAGATGTTCGACAAACGTTTCCAAAGAAAAACATTTACAGTTACTTCACCAGGCTATTTGGCAAATGCATTCAG GCTAAGGTTTCTAGCAGTTCGAGATGCGAATGCAAATTCAAGGTTTCAGATTGGCAGCATTGACCTCTATGCAAGCAGCAATTGA